A part of Actinobaculum sp. 313 genomic DNA contains:
- a CDS encoding sterol carrier family protein: MRKIDVDEGMRTVGRFAAGEALSSGQLRTAARFCLEEIAERYPGRSVEIRVPYIGAVQVLEGVRHRRGTPPNVVELDGQTWLDLCVGNAAWEQAVATGRVSASGTRADLTEFMPLFSSAVLRRWTVKG; encoded by the coding sequence ATGCGCAAAATTGATGTCGACGAGGGAATGCGAACAGTGGGCCGTTTCGCAGCGGGCGAGGCGCTTTCTTCGGGGCAGCTACGAACCGCAGCGCGATTCTGCCTGGAAGAAATCGCTGAGCGTTATCCCGGCCGAAGCGTGGAGATCCGGGTACCCTACATCGGTGCGGTGCAAGTACTGGAGGGTGTCCGGCACCGGCGTGGCACGCCGCCAAATGTGGTCGAACTTGACGGCCAAACATGGCTAGACCTGTGCGTCGGAAATGCGGCGTGGGAGCAAGCCGTTGCCACCGGCCGGGTCAGCGCGTCGGGAACGCGGGCGGACCTCACCGAGTTCATGCCATTGTTTAGCAGTGCCGTCTTACGTCGTTGGACTGTGAAGGGCTGA
- a CDS encoding HAD-IA family hydrolase, which yields MTRHILWDLGGTLIDSYPQIDRMLQAYVTQCGGTISVDDVAHLTRHSIAFAITALAERFSIPPDDLQEAYTLLKRAWEVSPPPVMDGAHDILEQVRSKGGLNLVITNRDRESARVLLNASGLKVDDLICAPDGYARKPDPDMYITMMQRHDLNPSDCLAVGDRPIDAVAAQEAGIECVLLETPGIPLVADALSATRITSLAQLKSQL from the coding sequence ATGACCCGTCACATTCTGTGGGACCTTGGCGGTACCCTTATCGACAGCTACCCGCAAATTGATCGCATGCTGCAGGCGTACGTCACGCAATGCGGTGGCACGATTTCGGTTGACGACGTCGCCCACCTGACACGGCATTCCATCGCTTTTGCGATCACAGCTCTGGCAGAACGATTCTCCATCCCACCCGACGACCTGCAGGAGGCCTATACGCTGCTTAAGCGTGCCTGGGAAGTCTCCCCTCCTCCCGTCATGGACGGCGCTCACGACATTCTGGAGCAGGTACGTAGCAAAGGCGGGTTGAATCTCGTTATCACCAACCGCGACCGAGAAAGTGCCCGCGTGTTGCTCAATGCGAGCGGTCTAAAGGTCGACGATCTGATCTGTGCTCCGGATGGCTATGCGCGCAAGCCCGACCCCGACATGTACATCACGATGATGCAGCGGCACGATCTCAACCCGTCAGATTGCCTCGCAGTAGGTGATCGCCCGATCGACGCCGTCGCCGCGCAAGAAGCGGGTATCGAATGCGTCCTCCTCGAAACACCGGGCATACCCCTGGTGGCGGACGCACTTTCCGCCACGCGCATCACGAGCTTGGCGCAATTGAAGTCACAGCTATGA
- the purM gene encoding phosphoribosylformylglycinamidine cyclo-ligase, translating to MRSAIASTMTADVVDAVGGFAGMIDASALRNYRRPLLATSTDGVGTKIAIAQAMGVHHTIGQDLVGMVVDDIAVVGARPLLMTDYIACGRVIPERIADIVRGVALACEYVKVPLLGGETAEHPGVMEPDDYDIAGAATGVVEADAVLGAQRVQEGDVIVAMAASGLHSNGYSLVRRIVADAGWKLDKEVPEFGRTLGEELLEPTRLYSPLCLDLAARGDVHAFSHVTGGGLAANLARVIPVSLQAHIDRGEVEVPAVYRVLCELGSVDWRDAEDTWNLGIGMVAVLPAHDVETVTTVCREYDCEAWPVGSITSASAEGAVDGSTGTGARLISGTKGVAGGSVLLHGAYR from the coding sequence ATGCGTTCCGCTATCGCCAGTACGATGACAGCCGACGTCGTCGACGCGGTCGGTGGTTTTGCCGGCATGATAGACGCCTCCGCACTACGGAATTATCGACGGCCGTTGCTGGCCACCTCCACTGACGGTGTGGGTACCAAAATAGCCATTGCACAGGCCATGGGCGTGCATCACACCATTGGTCAAGATCTTGTCGGCATGGTTGTTGATGATATCGCTGTTGTCGGTGCACGCCCGCTTTTGATGACCGACTATATCGCCTGCGGTCGCGTTATCCCGGAGCGTATCGCCGACATTGTGCGAGGAGTGGCACTGGCATGTGAATACGTGAAGGTACCGCTGTTGGGAGGGGAGACGGCCGAGCATCCCGGCGTTATGGAACCCGACGACTATGACATTGCGGGGGCGGCAACCGGCGTCGTGGAAGCCGATGCGGTACTCGGAGCGCAGCGGGTGCAGGAAGGAGATGTCATCGTCGCAATGGCGGCATCCGGTTTGCATTCCAACGGGTACTCCCTGGTTCGCCGCATCGTGGCCGACGCCGGGTGGAAGCTGGACAAGGAGGTCCCGGAATTCGGGCGCACACTGGGCGAAGAGCTCTTGGAACCAACGAGGCTTTATTCTCCGCTGTGTTTGGACCTTGCCGCGCGCGGCGACGTTCACGCATTCTCACACGTCACCGGCGGCGGCTTGGCTGCCAACCTGGCCCGCGTCATCCCGGTAAGCCTACAGGCGCATATTGATCGTGGAGAGGTAGAGGTTCCCGCGGTGTATCGCGTGCTCTGCGAGCTCGGTTCCGTGGACTGGCGTGACGCTGAGGACACCTGGAACCTGGGAATCGGTATGGTCGCAGTCCTTCCTGCGCATGATGTGGAAACGGTGACAACAGTGTGCCGGGAGTACGACTGCGAGGCGTGGCCCGTTGGCAGTATCACCTCGGCCTCGGCGGAGGGCGCGGTGGATGGCTCGACGGGCACCGGGGCGCGGCTGATCTCTGGCACCAAAGGGGTGGCCGGAGGAAGTGTGCTGCTGCACGGAGCATACCGCTGA
- a CDS encoding glycosyltransferase, translated as MIVLIPSLEPDHRLPALVDALAHHIPEAHVVIVDDGSGARYADTFQKARNAGATVIGYEVNRGKGFALRTGFAWCLEHAPDEPVICADSDGQHTPDDIRKVAFDLREHPNAVVLGVRAFSGRVPIRSRIGNWMSARFFRLASGQRISDTQTGLRGYGPQHLARLLGIPGDRFEWELQALLAAARVGQEIRQVPIATVYHDGNSGSHFRPLVDSWLVLRPLLAFFAVGAGCWAGEMLLFLVLQSRWGIFPAVVASRVVSGTVNFALNKSQVFREHSRERTALEAFEYALLAATLVTITALGVRALASIGIALWLAKLLMDFLCLLLSFAVQQRWIFAPPTLSAADTAGDTASDARGTAAPIQRPGKLSAG; from the coding sequence ATGATCGTTCTAATTCCCTCGCTTGAACCCGACCACCGTCTGCCCGCACTCGTCGATGCACTGGCACATCACATACCCGAAGCACACGTCGTGATTGTCGACGACGGCTCGGGAGCGCGCTACGCAGATACCTTCCAGAAGGCCCGCAACGCCGGGGCCACCGTCATCGGGTACGAGGTCAACCGTGGGAAGGGCTTCGCGCTGCGCACAGGTTTCGCCTGGTGCCTCGAACACGCGCCCGATGAGCCGGTGATATGCGCCGACTCCGATGGCCAGCACACTCCGGACGATATCCGCAAGGTGGCATTCGACTTACGGGAACATCCGAACGCCGTCGTTCTCGGCGTGCGCGCCTTCTCCGGTAGGGTCCCCATCCGGTCGCGCATCGGTAACTGGATGAGCGCCCGCTTCTTCCGCCTCGCCAGCGGGCAACGCATCAGCGATACACAGACCGGCCTGCGCGGCTACGGGCCACAGCATCTGGCGCGCCTTCTTGGCATTCCGGGTGATCGCTTCGAGTGGGAACTCCAGGCGCTTCTCGCGGCCGCGCGGGTCGGCCAGGAGATTCGGCAGGTTCCTATCGCCACCGTCTATCACGACGGCAATTCCGGCTCCCACTTCCGCCCCCTGGTTGACTCGTGGCTGGTCTTACGGCCTCTATTGGCGTTCTTCGCCGTTGGCGCCGGGTGCTGGGCGGGTGAAATGCTGCTGTTTCTAGTTCTGCAGTCCCGCTGGGGGATTTTCCCCGCCGTCGTCGCCTCCCGTGTCGTTTCCGGAACTGTCAACTTCGCACTGAACAAGTCGCAAGTATTCCGCGAGCATTCGAGGGAACGTACCGCATTGGAGGCTTTCGAGTACGCCCTCCTGGCAGCAACGCTTGTGACGATAACCGCCCTGGGGGTCCGCGCCCTGGCGTCCATTGGAATCGCGCTGTGGCTGGCCAAACTTCTCATGGACTTCCTCTGCTTGCTGTTGAGTTTCGCGGTGCAGCAGCGGTGGATTTTCGCTCCCCCAACGCTGTCGGCTGCGGACACAGCCGGTGATACCGCCTCCGATGCGCGCGGCACGGCAGCGCCGATCCAGCGTCCGGGCAAATTATCGGCGGGCTAA
- a CDS encoding phosphodiester glycosidase family protein, protein MEHCEASRQADGRNGPAIAPNTSPTRSEAESRAAQHTPAPHPRSLKRRRVVVGAGILTLALVGGSTAWALDRYVIDHVEIADVSALEAGASASWSSTSSSGSTDSEQSTDTADHTATVTYSSYTASNASISVETVTTGGGDNTVTYYVATVSASDGTAIRSAFAKNSYGTNITDKTSTIAEENNAILAINGDYYGFRDSGILIRNGVIYRDDGARTGLAIYRNGTMAIYDETTTSAQQLVDAGVWNTLSFGPALIENGEAVSGIDSVEIDTNFGNHSIQGEQPRTLIGQKQDGTFVFVVIDGRDEGHSRGATMTEAAQIMQSLGCVIAYNLDGGGSSTMYFNGEVINQPSNGGERGTSDILYIEDLS, encoded by the coding sequence ATTGTGAAGCAAGCCGTCAAGCGGATGGGAGGAACGGCCCGGCTATTGCACCCAATACCTCTCCGACACGCTCGGAAGCCGAATCCCGGGCGGCTCAACACACCCCCGCGCCACACCCGCGCAGCCTGAAGCGACGCCGAGTCGTTGTAGGTGCCGGCATCCTTACTCTGGCCCTCGTCGGAGGCAGCACCGCCTGGGCGCTCGACCGATACGTCATCGACCACGTCGAAATAGCCGATGTCAGCGCCCTAGAGGCGGGGGCTTCCGCCAGTTGGTCATCGACATCCTCATCCGGCAGCACCGACTCTGAGCAAAGCACTGACACTGCCGACCACACAGCCACGGTAACCTATTCCTCTTACACAGCCTCCAACGCTTCCATCAGCGTTGAAACAGTCACCACGGGCGGTGGCGACAATACCGTGACGTACTACGTGGCCACCGTCAGCGCCTCGGACGGCACGGCTATACGATCAGCCTTCGCCAAGAACTCATACGGCACCAATATCACCGACAAGACCTCAACCATAGCGGAAGAGAATAACGCCATCCTCGCCATCAACGGTGACTACTACGGCTTCCGGGACAGCGGGATCCTCATCCGCAACGGCGTGATATATCGCGACGACGGCGCCCGCACCGGACTTGCCATCTATCGCAATGGAACAATGGCGATTTACGACGAGACCACCACCAGTGCGCAGCAGCTAGTCGACGCCGGCGTGTGGAACACACTCTCTTTCGGTCCTGCCCTGATCGAAAACGGGGAGGCTGTCAGCGGCATTGACTCCGTAGAGATCGACACAAACTTCGGCAATCACTCGATCCAAGGCGAGCAGCCCCGTACGCTGATCGGGCAGAAGCAGGACGGCACATTCGTCTTCGTCGTGATTGACGGACGAGACGAAGGCCACTCGCGCGGTGCCACAATGACGGAGGCTGCACAGATTATGCAGTCGCTTGGATGCGTGATCGCCTACAACCTCGACGGCGGAGGTTCATCAACCATGTACTTCAACGGCGAGGTGATCAACCAACCTTCTAACGGTGGAGAACGGGGAACATCCGACATTCTGTACATCGAGGATCTGTCATGA
- a CDS encoding DUF3618 domain-containing protein, which translates to MSDAKNSPDSNQRSIAQIEAELRRTREEMTQTVNELAGRLDPKVVAKAATDQAKKKAATATTRVKALVHDAKSGDLRAIGILAGSVVVVVGLGVLVICRH; encoded by the coding sequence GTGAGCGACGCGAAGAACTCGCCGGACAGTAACCAGCGCTCTATCGCGCAGATCGAGGCTGAACTGAGGCGAACCCGTGAAGAGATGACGCAAACCGTCAACGAACTGGCCGGGCGGCTTGATCCGAAAGTCGTCGCAAAAGCCGCTACTGACCAGGCTAAGAAGAAGGCCGCTACGGCCACAACTCGGGTCAAGGCACTTGTCCACGACGCGAAGTCCGGAGATCTGCGCGCCATCGGAATCCTGGCGGGAAGTGTGGTGGTTGTTGTCGGGCTGGGCGTACTGGTCATTTGCCGCCACTGA
- a CDS encoding phage holin family protein, translating to MDTQKPGGTEHEHPEAAPDKPTRAASQSSNTQRSIGELIASISEQASALVRGEIDYASANLKAKIQKLGMGGVLLAVAAFLAVFIFLLLLLAAVSGFANIMPVWAAFLTVAGILIVLAAILAAIGAARLKASKRHVVNPKDGLSQDIEAFKRGIKR from the coding sequence GTGGACACGCAGAAACCCGGCGGGACGGAGCACGAACACCCTGAAGCCGCCCCGGATAAGCCGACGCGCGCGGCTTCCCAGTCATCTAACACGCAACGGTCCATCGGCGAGTTGATCGCGAGTATCTCGGAACAGGCCTCCGCACTGGTTCGCGGAGAAATCGACTACGCCTCCGCGAATCTCAAGGCGAAAATACAGAAACTCGGCATGGGCGGCGTGCTTCTCGCTGTCGCCGCCTTCCTTGCGGTGTTCATCTTCCTGCTTCTGCTGCTAGCAGCTGTGAGTGGATTTGCGAACATCATGCCTGTGTGGGCCGCCTTCCTCACGGTCGCGGGCATTCTCATTGTCCTCGCCGCGATACTCGCCGCCATAGGAGCAGCGCGTCTGAAGGCATCCAAGCGCCACGTGGTCAATCCTAAAGACGGCTTGAGCCAAGACATCGAAGCATTCAAGAGGGGGATCAAAAGGTGA